The proteins below are encoded in one region of Bremerella sp. P1:
- a CDS encoding FKBP-type peptidyl-prolyl cis-trans isomerase: MIRSLCAIAMVLVAHAAFAQEIKLESTEQKASYAIGRNIANEVANPDVPFDVDALVAGFRDGLTGAESKLTDEQVSAALQAFQALVQNQMQKKAEMAAKAGLEYLAENGKKEGVVTTKSGLQYQIVQEGTGATPKLTDTVVCHYKGTLVDGTEFDSSYKRGEPAQFPVNGVIEGWTEALQMMKVGGKWKLFIPANLAYGPQGRPGIPPNAVLLFDIELLDIAK; this comes from the coding sequence CATTGCGATGGTGCTGGTCGCTCACGCGGCTTTCGCACAGGAGATCAAATTGGAGTCGACCGAACAAAAAGCTTCCTACGCCATTGGCCGCAATATCGCGAACGAAGTTGCTAATCCCGATGTTCCCTTTGACGTTGATGCCCTGGTGGCGGGGTTCCGCGACGGTTTGACCGGTGCTGAGTCGAAACTGACAGATGAACAGGTTAGCGCCGCTTTGCAGGCCTTCCAAGCCTTGGTTCAGAACCAGATGCAGAAGAAGGCCGAAATGGCCGCCAAGGCTGGCCTTGAATACCTCGCTGAAAATGGCAAGAAGGAAGGTGTCGTAACCACCAAGAGCGGTCTGCAGTACCAAATCGTTCAGGAAGGTACCGGAGCAACTCCTAAGCTGACCGATACGGTTGTTTGTCACTACAAGGGCACGCTGGTCGACGGTACCGAGTTCGATAGCTCGTACAAGCGTGGTGAACCAGCTCAGTTCCCAGTCAATGGTGTGATCGAAGGCTGGACCGAAGCTCTGCAGATGATGAAGGTCGGCGGCAAATGGAAATTGTTCATTCCTGCCAACCTGGCTTACGGTCCTCAAGGCCGTCCAGGCATTCCACCAAATGCCGTTCTGCTGTTCGATATCGAACTGCTCGACATTGCTAAGTAA
- a CDS encoding phosphatase PAP2 family protein yields MESPPQAERPYAPPSSSPTLMDQKEKLFPARFFFVLSAILAVCGVLSFFIDHAVSGHLAVHPHEFQFVVGDVKKLVALSEVFGHGTGVIMVVLAVFALDLANRWKVGLLLGTAFGAGLMANVAKFFGIARYRPHAFDFSLPIWESFYQWFPFMNWLTQDELRQSALQSFPSGHSATAAGLCVGLCFLYPHARWYFLLVAALACFQRVVFRMHFPSDVFLGAALGMATATILLTYGRLPELVAWAESKIRKAKATG; encoded by the coding sequence ATGGAGTCCCCCCCGCAGGCAGAACGCCCGTACGCTCCGCCGTCGTCCTCCCCTACCCTGATGGACCAAAAAGAGAAGCTGTTTCCGGCTCGATTCTTCTTCGTGCTCTCGGCGATTTTGGCGGTTTGCGGGGTACTGTCCTTCTTCATCGATCATGCCGTAAGTGGTCATTTGGCAGTCCACCCGCACGAATTCCAATTTGTGGTGGGCGACGTCAAAAAACTAGTTGCCCTCTCAGAGGTCTTCGGACACGGGACTGGTGTGATCATGGTCGTCCTGGCCGTGTTTGCGCTCGATCTGGCAAATCGTTGGAAAGTTGGTTTGCTGCTGGGCACGGCATTCGGGGCTGGCCTGATGGCCAATGTCGCCAAGTTCTTTGGAATTGCCCGCTATCGCCCACATGCGTTCGATTTTTCTTTGCCAATCTGGGAAAGCTTTTATCAGTGGTTTCCTTTTATGAATTGGCTCACGCAGGACGAGCTTCGCCAGTCAGCTCTGCAAAGCTTTCCCTCCGGACACTCGGCAACAGCCGCCGGACTTTGCGTTGGCCTCTGCTTTCTTTACCCCCATGCTCGTTGGTATTTCCTGCTGGTCGCGGCGCTTGCCTGTTTTCAGCGTGTTGTCTTCCGCATGCATTTTCCAAGCGATGTCTTTCTGGGTGCCGCGTTGGGAATGGCCACCGCGACAATTCTGCTGACCTATGGCCGCTTGCCCGAACTCGTTGCGTGGGCCGAGTCGAAGATTAGAAAAGCTAAGGCAACTGGGTAG
- a CDS encoding ArnT family glycosyltransferase, with protein MFSANKNLGLLVALCLIVFFTNLGGPKLWDRDEPRNAGCAIEMIEAADWVVPRFNDELRTHKPVMLYWLMITAYNAFGISEFSARFFSALLGMLTVLLTYDMGRRLFNATAGLWAGVCLATTLMFTVASRAATPDAPLIFFITLGLWTYVFFSFRVDEESEGAERSYYPTRWWQVALLYGALGLAVLSKGPVGLILPTAIMGMFLLIMRLPPAQPTTTWWEWGVSLLRPFYPIHFLKTVWFMRPILAVVACLGVALPWYIWVAARDFRWIEGFFLDHNLNRAVTSFEGHSGPPVYYLVAICVGFFPWSVFFAPMLWDVCQQLRSSSKSKAALIFCCCWVAVWMGAFSIAQTKLPSYITPLYPGLALIAGLFVSRVIEKRTELSARWLDFGFGLTTVVGAVLVVALAILAGQFMPGEELVALVGLLLVVGGGLAWWRKSQENYQQAFRIFAVTSMLFIVGLFSVVAQRVSDRQEIGRLLADIQAAEPGARLCSFGVSESSWVFYARQPVKFIPEDPADLQAEFGEAPNTVVLTTPEKLAELPPELREQLTEIAQAPYFLKQYPLIALRPTPQLAELAAKEQASRQR; from the coding sequence ATGTTCTCCGCGAACAAAAACCTAGGGCTTCTTGTTGCCCTGTGCCTGATCGTTTTCTTTACCAATCTTGGTGGTCCCAAATTGTGGGACCGCGATGAGCCACGCAATGCTGGCTGCGCTATTGAAATGATCGAGGCTGCGGACTGGGTCGTTCCGCGATTCAATGACGAACTTCGTACGCACAAGCCCGTGATGCTCTATTGGCTGATGATCACGGCCTATAACGCATTCGGGATCAGTGAGTTCAGTGCCCGTTTCTTTTCGGCGCTTCTCGGAATGCTGACGGTTCTGCTGACCTACGACATGGGCCGGCGGTTGTTCAACGCGACCGCAGGACTTTGGGCAGGGGTTTGCCTGGCGACCACGTTGATGTTCACAGTGGCTTCGCGCGCTGCGACACCAGATGCTCCCTTGATCTTCTTTATTACCCTCGGACTGTGGACTTATGTCTTCTTCAGTTTCCGGGTTGACGAAGAAAGCGAAGGCGCCGAGCGTTCTTACTATCCGACCCGGTGGTGGCAAGTTGCGCTTTTGTATGGTGCGTTGGGATTGGCTGTCCTCTCGAAGGGCCCCGTTGGACTGATCTTGCCCACGGCGATCATGGGCATGTTTCTTCTGATCATGCGATTGCCGCCGGCTCAGCCTACAACCACCTGGTGGGAGTGGGGTGTTTCCCTGTTGCGACCGTTCTACCCGATTCACTTTTTGAAAACCGTATGGTTCATGCGTCCCATCCTAGCGGTTGTTGCTTGTTTGGGCGTAGCGCTGCCCTGGTACATTTGGGTTGCGGCGCGTGACTTTCGTTGGATCGAGGGTTTCTTTCTCGACCACAATCTCAACCGGGCAGTGACCTCGTTTGAAGGTCACTCGGGTCCGCCTGTTTACTACCTGGTTGCGATCTGCGTTGGCTTCTTTCCCTGGTCGGTCTTTTTCGCACCGATGCTCTGGGACGTCTGCCAGCAGCTACGAAGCAGTTCGAAGTCGAAAGCGGCACTGATCTTCTGCTGCTGTTGGGTCGCAGTTTGGATGGGGGCCTTCTCGATCGCACAAACAAAGCTCCCAAGCTATATCACTCCCCTGTACCCTGGATTGGCACTGATCGCTGGTTTGTTTGTTTCGCGGGTGATCGAGAAGCGAACGGAGCTATCTGCCCGTTGGTTGGATTTCGGTTTTGGACTGACCACCGTAGTCGGCGCGGTTCTGGTTGTTGCTTTGGCGATCCTAGCGGGACAGTTCATGCCGGGGGAAGAATTGGTCGCGCTGGTTGGTCTGCTTCTGGTGGTCGGCGGAGGGCTGGCCTGGTGGCGGAAGTCGCAAGAAAACTATCAACAGGCGTTTCGCATCTTCGCGGTTACTTCGATGTTGTTTATAGTCGGCCTGTTTTCGGTCGTCGCCCAGCGCGTTTCAGACCGGCAAGAGATTGGCCGGCTGTTGGCTGACATCCAGGCGGCCGAGCCTGGTGCGCGTCTCTGCTCCTTTGGAGTGAGTGAGTCCAGTTGGGTGTTCTATGCCCGCCAGCCGGTGAAATTTATTCCTGAGGACCCTGCCGATCTCCAGGCCGAATTTGGCGAGGCTCCCAACACGGTTGTTTTGACCACGCCTGAGAAACTGGCAGAGCTACCGCCAGAACTGCGCGAGCAATTGACGGAAATCGCCCAGGCCCCTTACTTCTTGAAGCAGTACCCCCTGATTGCCCTGCGGCCCACACCCCAGTTGGCTGAACTAGCCGCGAAAGAGCAGGCTTCGCGGCAACGATGA
- a CDS encoding response regulator, which produces MRKTKHFILVVEDDPLLADITAFRLELLGFEVHTVENSEAALAQFEEKQVDLAIVDLELAGLKGLDLIHQLQVHEKSYQTPVLVFSTDPSLDVVQKAFKAGAKDYLVTPYDPAVLEHKIELLLSPQAVS; this is translated from the coding sequence ATGCGTAAAACCAAGCACTTCATTCTCGTCGTCGAGGACGATCCGCTTTTGGCGGACATCACGGCTTTCCGTTTGGAACTGCTAGGTTTCGAGGTACATACGGTCGAAAACTCCGAAGCTGCGCTCGCGCAGTTTGAAGAGAAGCAAGTCGACCTGGCGATCGTTGACTTGGAGCTGGCCGGTCTGAAAGGCTTGGACTTGATCCATCAACTGCAAGTCCATGAAAAGAGCTATCAGACACCGGTCTTGGTTTTCTCGACCGATCCTAGCCTTGATGTCGTTCAGAAAGCATTTAAAGCAGGGGCCAAGGATTACCTGGTGACCCCTTATGATCCGGCCGTTTTAGAACACAAGATTGAACTGCTCTTGTCTCCCCAAGCAGTAAGTTAG
- a CDS encoding GspE/PulE family protein, producing MAGRLGDILVARGHITQEQLESALRSQGSERGMLGAILLRRGLVTREQVGSALSEQFEVPFETIVAEAVNPQLVRLLPEEFSRSRSTVPVGLVKRRLQLAMAAPDDIETISEAELITGYPIDPIVSFSADIQDTLDRGFDDKIVARQTIVDMKLQELEQHEDEDDQAEEIAALNEEESAPVVRLVRSILSGAINSGSSDIHLEPHKPEMRVRYRVDGQLQQVMTIPNHIEEAVIARIKVMGDMDTTETRRPQDGHISIEDGGKSVNFRISTIPTVLGEKVVMRLIDESSKVFRMDQLGFSDVDRGRLQELIDKPHGMLVVTGPTGSGKSTTLYAMLTELNQVHRNIVTVEDPVEYRLPGITQVHSDNEFGLGFANALKYIMRQDPDVIMVGEIRDHETATTAVQAALTGHLLISTLHTNDAVGSVARLNDLGIDHFRIGGSLLGSVAQRLLRTICPFCKEPAKPNQTMLETISRRCKIPSDAVFYHGRGCNKCLGSGYQGRVPVFEIMVNTLRMAEAIDQGMPQAKLREMAVEEGMTDLLTAGIRMAVAGRTTLEEAYFKTMG from the coding sequence ATGGCAGGAAGACTTGGTGACATTCTGGTAGCCCGCGGGCACATCACTCAGGAACAACTCGAATCGGCACTCCGCAGTCAGGGTTCCGAGCGAGGTATGCTGGGAGCCATTCTGCTGCGCCGAGGTCTCGTTACTCGCGAACAAGTCGGTTCGGCTTTATCCGAGCAGTTTGAAGTACCTTTCGAGACGATCGTCGCCGAAGCCGTGAATCCTCAGTTGGTTCGCCTATTGCCGGAAGAGTTTTCGCGAAGCCGTTCCACGGTTCCTGTTGGCTTGGTAAAGAGACGCCTCCAGCTGGCGATGGCCGCTCCGGATGATATCGAGACGATTTCCGAAGCCGAACTGATTACCGGTTACCCGATCGATCCGATCGTGAGTTTTTCCGCCGATATCCAAGACACGCTCGATCGTGGGTTTGATGACAAGATTGTCGCTCGCCAAACGATCGTCGACATGAAGCTGCAGGAACTAGAGCAGCATGAAGATGAGGACGACCAGGCAGAGGAAATTGCCGCGCTGAATGAAGAAGAGTCGGCCCCGGTGGTTCGCCTGGTAAGGTCGATCTTGTCGGGCGCGATCAACTCGGGCTCGAGCGATATTCACTTGGAGCCGCACAAACCGGAAATGCGTGTTCGTTATCGTGTCGACGGCCAGTTGCAACAAGTGATGACGATTCCTAATCACATTGAAGAGGCCGTGATTGCCCGTATCAAAGTGATGGGAGACATGGACACGACCGAAACACGTCGACCGCAAGACGGCCACATCAGCATCGAAGATGGCGGCAAGAGTGTGAACTTTCGTATCAGCACCATTCCCACCGTGCTGGGTGAAAAGGTCGTGATGCGTCTGATTGACGAAAGCTCGAAGGTCTTCCGTATGGACCAACTGGGCTTCAGTGATGTCGATCGCGGACGTTTGCAGGAATTGATCGACAAACCACACGGTATGTTGGTCGTGACCGGTCCAACCGGTTCTGGTAAGTCGACCACACTTTACGCAATGCTTACCGAACTGAACCAGGTTCATCGTAATATCGTAACGGTCGAAGACCCGGTCGAATACCGCTTGCCAGGGATCACTCAGGTTCATTCCGACAACGAATTCGGACTCGGCTTTGCGAACGCGTTGAAATACATCATGCGGCAAGATCCGGACGTGATCATGGTGGGTGAAATCCGCGATCATGAAACCGCGACAACCGCCGTTCAAGCGGCGCTTACCGGTCACTTGCTGATCAGCACCTTGCATACCAACGATGCCGTCGGATCGGTTGCCCGTTTGAATGACTTGGGGATCGATCATTTCCGAATTGGTGGCTCGCTCTTGGGAAGCGTGGCGCAGCGTCTTCTGCGTACGATTTGTCCTTTCTGCAAAGAGCCGGCCAAGCCGAATCAGACAATGCTCGAGACGATCTCTCGCCGCTGCAAGATTCCATCGGATGCCGTCTTCTATCACGGTCGTGGCTGCAACAAGTGCCTGGGCAGTGGGTACCAGGGACGTGTGCCGGTGTTCGAGATCATGGTCAATACATTGCGCATGGCCGAGGCCATCGATCAGGGCATGCCTCAGGCAAAACTGCGCGAAATGGCTGTCGAGGAAGGGATGACCGATCTTCTGACGGCTGGTATTCGGATGGCCGTCGCTGGTCGTACCACGCTGGAAGAAGCGTACTTCAAGACGATGGGTTAA
- a CDS encoding type II secretion system F family protein: MKATTVRSNAASSGIGGFFHWLHSIQLTPGRKRKAVSPRRLGEVFSYLATLLENGVTLPKAILTIANESTMRWGRTLLMSLHAAIERGDSFSKALTSQEGVFDEIIIQQIRIGERSGNVPQVLRRIANKLETDNDLRGRIMKKLSYPAIVTLAGSGVCAFMILFILPVFEETYRKSKIPLPLPTQMLVNVGHFATSYGWIIILALIALVFIIRQVRKKQALAIAMDRKLLRLPLVGPWLVDMAMLQFMDALGTMLESGFHLADALAQCQGTVGNRAVNQAIGSLGKAVRRGERLSREMDRHRHLFPPVVSQLVIVGEQTGNLGPASRQIRDHLKKDVERKTDNFVRIVEPITTIMMALLVGGILLAIYMPMFGMLDLVEK; the protein is encoded by the coding sequence ATGAAAGCAACCACAGTTCGATCAAACGCAGCAAGCTCGGGGATTGGCGGCTTTTTTCATTGGCTGCACTCGATTCAGTTGACGCCGGGCCGCAAGCGAAAGGCCGTTTCTCCACGTCGCCTGGGTGAGGTTTTCTCTTACCTGGCAACGTTGCTGGAGAATGGTGTCACGCTTCCCAAGGCAATCTTGACGATCGCCAATGAATCAACCATGCGTTGGGGGCGAACCCTATTGATGTCGCTGCACGCGGCAATTGAACGAGGGGATAGTTTCTCGAAAGCGCTGACGAGCCAGGAAGGCGTCTTCGACGAAATCATCATTCAGCAAATTCGCATCGGCGAACGATCCGGCAATGTGCCCCAGGTTCTTCGCCGAATTGCTAACAAGCTCGAAACCGACAACGACCTTCGCGGTCGCATCATGAAGAAGCTGAGCTATCCGGCCATCGTAACGCTGGCAGGTAGTGGCGTTTGTGCTTTCATGATCCTGTTCATCTTGCCGGTCTTCGAGGAAACCTACCGCAAATCAAAGATCCCGCTACCTTTGCCAACGCAGATGCTGGTGAATGTTGGACATTTCGCGACATCGTATGGATGGATCATCATCCTGGCATTGATCGCATTGGTCTTCATTATCCGACAGGTGCGAAAGAAGCAGGCCCTGGCGATTGCGATGGACCGTAAGCTCCTGCGACTTCCGTTGGTCGGGCCCTGGTTGGTCGACATGGCCATGCTTCAGTTTATGGACGCGTTGGGCACCATGCTGGAAAGTGGTTTTCACCTGGCCGACGCGTTGGCTCAATGCCAGGGAACGGTTGGCAATCGAGCCGTCAATCAGGCCATTGGATCGCTCGGAAAAGCGGTTCGTCGTGGTGAACGACTAAGCCGCGAAATGGATCGACATCGACACTTGTTTCCGCCGGTAGTCAGTCAGTTGGTGATCGTTGGCGAGCAGACAGGCAATCTTGGACCGGCAAGTCGGCAAATTCGCGACCATTTGAAGAAGGATGTCGAACGCAAGACCGACAACTTTGTTCGCATCGTCGAGCCGATCACGACCATTATGATGGCATTGCTGGTTGGCGGGATTTTGCTGGCAATTTATATGCCAATGTTTGGAATGTTAGACCTTGTAGAAAAGTAA
- a CDS encoding competence type IV pilus major pilin ComGC encodes MYQTKLNRKRRGFSLLELLAVVVILGIIAAIVVPRVSSSSALAKQRVNEHNIATLNAAVERYYVNEGSWPSALSDLGTDYLPDGVPAVPTDSSLTYTIDGTTHRVSAL; translated from the coding sequence ATGTACCAAACCAAGTTGAATCGAAAGCGTCGTGGGTTCTCCTTGTTAGAACTGTTGGCCGTGGTAGTCATCCTGGGGATCATCGCAGCGATCGTTGTTCCCCGCGTGAGCAGCTCGAGTGCGTTGGCAAAGCAACGTGTCAACGAGCACAACATTGCTACGCTGAATGCAGCGGTTGAACGCTACTACGTGAACGAAGGTAGCTGGCCAAGTGCGTTGAGCGACCTGGGAACAGACTACTTGCCGGATGGCGTTCCTGCCGTTCCAACCGATAGCTCGTTGACCTACACGATCGACGGTACGACGCATCGCGTTAGCGCACTGTAA
- a CDS encoding prepilin-type N-terminal cleavage/methylation domain-containing protein, translating into MTYLDAFQNGRTGSKSRSLASRHQGFSLLELLAVVTILGLLAAIGATRLAPGIQGNVARGTDSFRTLMALRQARASAIATGDNHRLRMLSTSGAITGFQIERLGSSTTIVEGPHIYSGETIILQTGSDATFNFHGEATVSPVMTFAGPDRTNRITVVAATGWGLLEEL; encoded by the coding sequence ATGACGTATCTTGATGCATTCCAAAATGGCCGCACTGGTAGCAAGTCGCGGTCACTGGCAAGTCGGCATCAAGGTTTCAGTCTGTTAGAACTTTTGGCCGTCGTGACGATCCTCGGATTGTTGGCGGCCATCGGTGCTACCAGGCTGGCTCCTGGTATTCAAGGCAACGTCGCCAGGGGAACCGATTCCTTTCGCACACTGATGGCTTTGCGGCAGGCCAGGGCATCGGCCATTGCGACCGGTGACAATCATCGCCTTCGCATGCTTTCTACCAGCGGAGCCATTACGGGCTTCCAGATCGAACGTTTGGGTAGTTCGACGACCATTGTCGAAGGCCCACATATTTACTCCGGCGAAACGATCATTCTGCAAACTGGCAGCGATGCGACCTTCAACTTTCATGGGGAAGCAACCGTCTCGCCAGTGATGACATTTGCCGGTCCGGATCGGACAAACCGTATTACCGTGGTCGCCGCCACTGGGTGGGGATTGCTGGAAGAACTGTAA
- a CDS encoding type IV pilus modification PilV family protein, with translation MKKSNNAYSLLEVVIATFLMGLAIIPAMNFMTSAIHTGQELETWNQMNLLAVSKLEEQLSIAAADFLEGTDNGTFADPGLGGIRYTATRSTSAVNGGIEDQLMVLTVTVWDDENGNSAVDSGEPQVSYATKLASMTLYQDGT, from the coding sequence ATGAAGAAGTCGAACAACGCCTATAGTCTGCTGGAAGTGGTTATCGCCACATTCCTTATGGGATTGGCGATCATACCTGCGATGAACTTCATGACCTCGGCGATCCACACGGGACAGGAGTTGGAGACGTGGAACCAGATGAATCTGTTGGCGGTGAGCAAGCTGGAAGAACAGCTCTCCATCGCCGCAGCGGACTTTCTGGAGGGCACGGACAACGGTACGTTTGCCGATCCTGGTTTGGGAGGGATTCGTTACACCGCCACTCGATCGACTTCGGCCGTCAATGGCGGTATTGAAGATCAACTGATGGTGCTGACCGTGACGGTATGGGACGACGAAAACGGAAACTCGGCAGTCGACAGCGGCGAGCCTCAGGTCTCGTATGCGACCAAGCTTGCCAGTATGACGCTTTATCAAGATGGTACGTAG
- a CDS encoding prepilin-type N-terminal cleavage/methylation domain-containing protein — MVRSTHTIRYGFSLLELLVAVTLLVSAVTAVSVLLRVNYETWREYQTDNLRNEAAVGVLRHMVRQIRQCEEVTAISSASNNSGSLSVLMPDGSTIAWDHSGTNVYYGTTTANQLLGNNITGLTLVGYQYDGTTATTVAEDVHCVRITVSYTLPERATASRSLTASAWVRAF, encoded by the coding sequence ATGGTACGTAGCACACACACAATTCGATACGGCTTTAGCCTGCTGGAACTGCTGGTCGCGGTGACCCTATTGGTGTCTGCGGTAACCGCAGTCTCAGTGTTGTTGCGTGTGAACTACGAAACGTGGCGCGAGTATCAAACCGACAATCTGCGAAATGAAGCGGCAGTCGGTGTGTTGCGACACATGGTACGACAGATTCGCCAGTGCGAAGAAGTCACGGCGATTAGTTCGGCCAGCAATAACTCGGGATCGCTGTCGGTCCTGATGCCCGATGGATCAACGATTGCCTGGGATCACTCGGGAACAAACGTGTATTACGGAACAACAACGGCCAATCAGCTACTCGGGAACAATATTACCGGGCTGACGCTTGTTGGCTACCAGTACGACGGCACCACCGCAACAACGGTTGCTGAAGACGTCCATTGCGTTCGCATCACCGTGAGTTATACGCTTCCTGAGCGAGCAACGGCTAGCAGATCCCTTACGGCGAGTGCCTGGGTTCGAGCATTTTAA
- a CDS encoding PilN domain-containing protein: MAKRKQNKVDNRPVLALQIGHTKIRAVLYQLREGRPVACESLEEKWQDGSVDIATEDGMQGLKKALRTILASVPRTVDDAYVALSGEFCVTRVVSDTNDNVAHEVREIESRSRLYLSLGHGPKVVAGSIVQQDPRHQHATVSVVHRQTIEAILDVTKSVGLSVKAVEPTVISLCRLMGAMGLDREAPSLLVCPGQSGVEIAVSFQGQLYLDYRPAGVSQQEEIAEILVQHLERLQRYCRRHARVLQNSIASVYLTGELSRAEAIRQQLGDRLRMPVQILETVASENELTALLQSVPISHYPAAGMGLLAIREYATPGPNLMERLKSDQEEHLLTRAAKVFGPIAAAILCAAVVWGYLFEQRWNLRQLEMQAAELEPIHRESLLLRSAMIRGRETLNVHEQIGRQLRQPEIAKWVHALGDKVPQNTWLTSIALDQEGDLTVEGNATAEASIYSYAEEIGHLPFVNRSTVDGAIPSSTKTGPAVKFTIHCDIDAWENLEGESDDSV; encoded by the coding sequence ATGGCAAAACGTAAACAAAACAAAGTCGACAACCGACCCGTGTTGGCCCTTCAGATTGGTCACACCAAGATTCGTGCTGTGCTTTATCAGTTGCGCGAGGGAAGGCCGGTTGCCTGTGAGTCACTTGAAGAGAAGTGGCAAGACGGCAGCGTGGACATAGCTACCGAAGACGGTATGCAAGGACTGAAGAAGGCGCTGCGAACAATTCTGGCCAGCGTCCCACGTACCGTCGACGACGCCTACGTCGCACTTTCGGGTGAATTTTGTGTTACTCGCGTTGTCAGCGATACCAACGACAACGTGGCGCACGAAGTTCGTGAAATCGAATCACGTAGCAGACTGTACCTTTCGTTGGGGCATGGACCGAAGGTCGTCGCGGGTAGCATCGTGCAACAAGACCCGCGTCATCAACACGCGACGGTTTCTGTCGTTCACCGCCAAACGATCGAGGCGATTCTCGATGTCACCAAGTCCGTTGGTCTTTCGGTGAAAGCGGTCGAGCCAACCGTGATTTCGCTGTGCCGATTGATGGGGGCGATGGGGCTCGACCGAGAAGCTCCTTCGCTCTTGGTTTGCCCTGGGCAGTCCGGGGTTGAAATTGCCGTCTCGTTCCAGGGACAGCTTTACCTCGACTACCGTCCAGCTGGGGTTTCCCAGCAAGAAGAGATTGCAGAGATTCTCGTTCAGCATCTCGAGCGATTGCAGCGTTATTGTCGACGCCATGCCCGCGTTCTACAGAACTCGATCGCTTCGGTCTACTTGACCGGCGAGCTGTCTCGAGCAGAAGCCATTCGCCAGCAGTTGGGCGATCGCTTGCGAATGCCGGTTCAGATATTGGAGACGGTTGCCAGCGAAAACGAGTTAACCGCTCTGCTGCAGAGCGTTCCCATTTCGCACTATCCAGCCGCTGGCATGGGACTATTGGCAATTCGAGAGTATGCCACGCCAGGCCCGAACTTGATGGAGCGGCTCAAGTCAGATCAGGAAGAGCATCTGCTAACACGAGCGGCAAAAGTTTTTGGTCCAATCGCGGCAGCCATTCTTTGTGCCGCGGTCGTGTGGGGCTATTTGTTTGAGCAGCGGTGGAACTTGCGGCAGTTGGAAATGCAAGCGGCTGAACTAGAACCCATTCACCGCGAGTCTTTGCTTCTACGAAGCGCCATGATAAGAGGCCGCGAAACACTGAATGTACACGAGCAGATCGGTCGCCAACTGCGGCAGCCTGAGATTGCCAAGTGGGTGCATGCACTAGGGGACAAAGTTCCCCAAAACACATGGCTAACGAGTATCGCGTTGGACCAGGAGGGGGATTTGACCGTCGAAGGAAATGCTACCGCGGAGGCGAGCATCTACTCGTACGCCGAAGAGATTGGGCATTTGCCGTTCGTAAATCGATCGACGGTGGATGGAGCGATACCTAGCTCAACTAAGACCGGCCCTGCCGTAAAGTTTACGATTCACTGCGACATTGACGCCTGGGAAAACCTGGAAGGGGAGAGCGATGATAGCGTTTAA